AGTTTGATTTTGTCAAACTTGCTATTTTGTAAGCTATTTCCATATCTTTTATCTCTTCTTTAGTTGCAGCTCTTGAAGACATAAGTTTAGAGTTTTTAACCTCATCATCTGCAACTTTATCAGCCTCTTGATATACAAAACCACCATCAACTCTTTTGAAATCAAAACTATCATTTGCTAGTTCTAAATATTTTGTTCCTTGTGAGAATAGTTTGATTCTTTTTTTAGTTTCAAAAACTTCAACAGCATCTGCAGTGAAATCTGCTGCAAAAACAACTTCAAGGAAAATTTCATTCATTTTTTCTGCTAACTCTTTATCAACTACTCCATTTACAGCAACAACTCCACCAAATGCACTAACTGGATCACATTTTAAAGCTTCAACATAAGAGTTTAATAGTGTATCTTTAATAGCAAAGCCACAAGGATTTCCATGTTTAACTATACAAACAGCATTATCTGTTCCAAAAGATGCAGCAATTCTAGCAGCTCCACTAATATCACCCATATTATTAAAACTTGGCTCTCCTTTGATTACTTTGAATTTATTTGAAAATTGAGATTCAAACTCATATAAAGCACCTTTTTGATGAGGATTCTCTCCATATCTTGTATCAAATACTTTAGATCCAACAATAAACTGTTTTGCACCAAAACCATTGTTAAATCTTTTATTCATATAGTTTGCAATCATAGAGTCATAAGAAGCTGTGTGTTCATAAGCTTTAATCATTAAATCTCTTCTAAACTCTACCGTATTTGTATTGTTTTTAAGATTATTTAGTACTAAATCATAATCAGCAACATCTGTTACAATAATTACACTATCAAAGTTTTTAGCAGCACTTCTTACCATTGCTGGTCCACCAATATCAATATTTTCAATAATCTCTTCAAAATCATCTGTTTTTTCAATTGTTGCTTTAAATGGATATAAATTTACACAAACTAAATCAATCCCTTCTACACCTAATTCTTTTGCTTGGTCAAGATGAGATTGTTTATCTCGTCTATGTAAAATTCCACCATGAATATATGGATTTAGAGTTTTTACTCTACCTTCAAAACACTCA
Above is a genomic segment from Aliarcobacter cryaerophilus containing:
- the purH gene encoding bifunctional phosphoribosylaminoimidazolecarboxamide formyltransferase/IMP cyclohydrolase, whose protein sequence is MRALISVSDKSSVVNFAKELVKLGYEIISTGGTYSKLKEEGIAVIEANEVTKFPECFEGRVKTLNPYIHGGILHRRDKQSHLDQAKELGVEGIDLVCVNLYPFKATIEKTDDFEEIIENIDIGGPAMVRSAAKNFDSVIIVTDVADYDLVLNNLKNNTNTVEFRRDLMIKAYEHTASYDSMIANYMNKRFNNGFGAKQFIVGSKVFDTRYGENPHQKGALYEFESQFSNKFKVIKGEPSFNNMGDISGAARIAASFGTDNAVCIVKHGNPCGFAIKDTLLNSYVEALKCDPVSAFGGVVAVNGVVDKELAEKMNEIFLEVVFAADFTADAVEVFETKKRIKLFSQGTKYLELANDSFDFKRVDGGFVYQEADKVADDEVKNSKLMSSRAATKEEIKDMEIAYKIASLTKSNCVVYVKNSAMVAVGMGMTSRVDASKAALRKASDMGLDVNGAVLASEAFFPFRDSIDEAQKAGVKCVIEPGGSIRDDEIIEAANEYGMALYFSGIRHFLH